In a genomic window of Meiothermus sp. CFH 77666:
- a CDS encoding D-alanine--D-alanine ligase family protein → MHILLIAGGPPGEHEVSLSSARGVLAAMPHPTELAVIAKDGLWLLGEDAREALVAGVAEHGTHRFPPDIPWQRYDVAFPLLHGPVGEDGVIQGFLQLLGLPFVGAGVASSALCMDKDLCKRVLHQAGIPVVPWVTFYKGEPTPEPPFKPPYFVKPANTGSSVGISKVRADQDATKALAEAFAWDRKVLVEQGVQGVRELEVALLGNIHAEASVVGEITYQAEFYDYETKYTEGKAQLHLPAPIAPELSEKIRATAIAAYRILGVRGMARVDFFLSGEGALYLNEFNTIPGFTPTSMYPKLWQASGLAYPDLLDRLVRLALED, encoded by the coding sequence TTGCACATTTTACTCATCGCTGGGGGGCCGCCCGGGGAGCATGAGGTTTCTCTATCATCAGCGCGGGGGGTTCTGGCAGCCATGCCCCATCCCACCGAGTTGGCCGTGATTGCCAAAGATGGCCTCTGGCTGCTGGGGGAGGACGCCCGCGAAGCCCTGGTGGCCGGAGTGGCCGAACACGGCACCCACCGCTTTCCACCCGACATTCCCTGGCAGCGCTACGACGTGGCCTTTCCTCTACTACACGGCCCGGTGGGCGAGGATGGCGTCATTCAGGGCTTTCTACAACTGCTGGGGCTGCCCTTTGTGGGCGCAGGCGTGGCCAGTTCGGCGCTGTGCATGGACAAGGATCTGTGCAAGCGGGTACTGCACCAGGCCGGTATTCCGGTAGTTCCCTGGGTAACCTTTTACAAAGGCGAGCCCACCCCCGAGCCGCCCTTCAAGCCCCCCTACTTTGTCAAACCGGCCAACACCGGCTCCTCGGTGGGCATCTCCAAGGTCAGGGCCGACCAGGATGCTACCAAAGCCCTGGCCGAAGCCTTCGCCTGGGATCGCAAAGTGCTGGTCGAGCAAGGCGTGCAAGGGGTGCGTGAGCTGGAAGTGGCGCTACTGGGCAACATCCACGCGGAGGCCAGCGTGGTGGGCGAGATTACCTACCAGGCCGAGTTTTACGACTACGAGACCAAGTACACCGAGGGCAAGGCGCAACTGCACCTGCCCGCACCAATCGCCCCCGAACTTTCGGAAAAAATTCGGGCCACTGCGATAGCTGCTTACCGCATCCTGGGTGTGCGGGGGATGGCTCGAGTGGATTTTTTCCTGTCGGGCGAGGGTGCGCTGTATCTCAACGAGTTCAACACCATCCCCGGTTTTACCCCTACCAGCATGTACCCCAAGCTCTGGCAGGCCAGCGGGCTCGCTTACCCCGACCTGCTCGACCGCCTTGTGCGTTTGGCCCTGGAAGATTAA